The nucleotide window TTTGAATGACGCCCAGCTTGGTGGGCGGAGCCACGGAGGTGCTGACCGCGGGAGCGGGGCTCTGCGCCCACACCGCCAGCGATGCCATCGTCAGGGTGACAACCAGGATTACGACCTTGCTCTTCATGGGGTGATTGAACTCCTTAAGAATTCCTCTGAGAGATCTCCAAACTTTTTCCGGGGGCGGGCAGGGTGTCGTTCGGCGGCCTTCGCGGGCCGCGCCGCGGGATCCGAGGTCTGCCTGCAAACCTGAAATGTGAGTTTGCGAATGCAGCGATTATAAGGGTCGGGCGCGGCCAGCGTCAAACCCGACGGCCCGCCTGTCCCTAGAAAGTGGTGGCCACCGTGAACCGGAAGGTCTTTCTCGGTTCCTGCAGGCGATACAAGGGGACAAAAGCCCGCAGCGCATTCTGATAGGTGAAGTCGCCGGCGCCGCCTGGGGGGAACATGCTGCGGCTGATGCAGGGCGCGCTCCCGCCACCGGGAGTGACGCAGGTGTTGGGCGTGGCCGAGGAGGTGTCCATGATCAGCGGATTGTAGGCGTAATAGACGCGCAGGGGGGCATTCACCACCGGCATCAGCACCTGCAGTTCCAGCCCGGTGGAGAGCCGGGGCACGTAGTTGGTGCCCGGCACCAGGCTCAGGTCGGAAGAGAAGACGAAGTTCTGCGTGCCGGTGCAGGAGAAGGTCCCCGGAGACGGGGTCGGATTGAAGACCTGGCCGGTGCAGCCGAACCCGGTGGTGTTCAGAGTGCTGACCGCTTGGTTGGCCAGGCGGAGCTGGGAGGTCCGGGTGACGAAGACCATGCCGAAATCGGCGAAGGCCGCCAGGGTCACGGGGCCCACGATGGGAATGCGGTACTCCACGTTGCCGACAAAGCTGGTGTCGCCGCCGGGAAACGAGATCACATGCGCGGGCAGGGGAATGGTGACGGTGCCGCGGCGGGGATTGGAGGGATCGATCAGCACGGGGGTGCCGTCGGGATTCAGCAGGGGGACGGCCACCACCTGGGTCAGGTAGGTCACCGGTGAGAGCGAGCGTGTGTCGAAGCCGCGCAGGTCGGTGTCCCCGCCCAGGTAGATGCGCTCGAAGGGAGGAGCCACCAAGCCGCCCCAGCCGGTCAGGAACGTGCCCTGGAGGCGGAAGCCGAGGGTCTGGGCGCCCTCCCGCGAGGGGTGCAGGCCCTTCATGGGGATGAAGCGCTTGTATTCCACCACGGGGCGGATGTCGCGCACGTTGCCGCCCAGCCCCGCGATCTCTCCCCCGAGGTACAGGCTGTGGCCGGAGTGGGGGTGGACCGGGCTGTCGATGGTGCTGAACGAGAAGCTGGGAACCACCT belongs to Terriglobales bacterium and includes:
- a CDS encoding BamA/TamA family outer membrane protein, whose protein sequence is VVPSFSFSTIDSPVHPHSGHSLYLGGEIAGLGGNVRDIRPVVEYKRFIPMKGLHPSREGAQTLGFRLQGTFLTGWGGLVAPPFERIYLGGDTDLRGFDTRSLSPVTYLTQVVAVPLLNPDGTPVLIDPSNPRRGTVTIPLPAHVISFPGGDTSFVGNVEYRIPIVGPVTLAAFADFGMVFVTRTSQLRLANQAVSTLNTTGFGCTGQVFNPTPSPGTFSCTGTQNFVFSSDLSLVPGTNYVPRLSTGLELQVLMPVVNAPLRVYYAYNPLIMDTSSATPNTCVTPGGGSAPCISRSMFPPGGAGDFTYQNALRAFVPLYRLQEPRKTFRFTVATTF